The following are encoded together in the Vibrio zhugei genome:
- the rpsF gene encoding 30S ribosomal protein S6: protein MRHYEIVFMVHPDQSEQVAGMIERYTGSITEAGGTIHRLEDWGRRQLAYPINKLHKAHYVLMNVEADQAAIDEVETAFRFNDAVLRNMVMRKKHAITEPSIMLKAKEERTKREDAPAETNAE, encoded by the coding sequence ATGCGTCATTACGAAATCGTATTCATGGTGCACCCTGATCAAAGCGAGCAAGTTGCTGGCATGATCGAGCGTTACACTGGTTCTATCACTGAAGCTGGCGGTACTATCCACCGTCTAGAAGACTGGGGCCGCCGTCAATTGGCTTACCCAATCAACAAGCTTCACAAAGCTCACTACGTTCTTATGAACGTTGAAGCGGACCAAGCTGCAATCGACGAAGTGGAAACTGCTTTCCGTTTCAACGACGCAGTTCTACGTAACATGGTCATGCGTAAGAAACACGCGATTACTGAACCTTCTATCATGCTTAAAGCTAAAGAAGAACGTACTAAGCGTGAAGATGCGCCAGCAGAAACTAACGCTGAGTAA
- the fusA gene encoding elongation factor G, with protein MARKTPIERYRNIGICAHVDAGKTTTTERILFYTGLSHKIGEVHDGAATMDWMEQEQERGITITSAATTTFWPGMDKQFEPHRINIIDTPGHVDFTIEVERSLRVLDGAVVVFCGSSGVEPQSETVWRQADKYHVPRLVFVNKMDRSGADFLRVVDQIKNRLGATPVPIQLNIGAEEEFSGVIDLIKMKSINWNDADQGMSYSHEEVPADMLELAEEWRNHMVEAAAEANEELMEKYLEEGELTEAEIKQGLRERTLNNEIVLATCGSAFKNKGVQAVLDAVVDFLPSPVEVPAIKGIDDRENEVERLADDSQPFAALAFKIATDPFVGTLAFMRVYSGVVKSGDAVYNSVKEKRERIGRIVQMHSNKREELKEIYAGDIAAAIGLKDVTTGDTLCDPNHKVVLERMEFPEPVIQIAVEPRSQADQEKMGIALGKLAAEDPSFRVETDEDTGQTLISGMGELHLDIIVDRLKREFSVDCNVGKPQVAYRETIRGTTEVEGKFVRQSGGRGQYGHVWLKLEPSEPDEGFVFVDEIVGGVIPKEYISSVAKGIEEQMNNGVLAGYPMQDVKATLFDGSYHDVDSNEMAFKIAGSMAFKKGALEANPIILEPLMKVEVTTPEDWMGDVVGDLNRRRGLIGGMDDGHAGLKIIHAKVPLAEMFGYSTSLRSATQGRASYSMEFSEYAEVSKNVADAIIAERG; from the coding sequence GTGGCTAGGAAAACTCCTATCGAGCGCTACCGTAACATTGGTATTTGTGCTCACGTAGATGCAGGAAAAACAACCACTACTGAGCGTATTCTGTTCTACACTGGCCTATCTCACAAAATCGGCGAAGTTCACGATGGTGCCGCCACCATGGATTGGATGGAGCAGGAGCAAGAACGTGGTATTACTATTACCTCGGCTGCGACTACGACATTCTGGCCTGGTATGGACAAACAGTTTGAACCCCACCGCATCAACATCATCGACACCCCAGGACACGTAGACTTTACTATTGAAGTAGAGCGTTCTCTTCGCGTGCTTGACGGTGCAGTTGTTGTTTTCTGTGGTTCGTCAGGTGTTGAACCTCAATCTGAAACTGTCTGGCGTCAAGCTGATAAGTACCACGTTCCACGTTTGGTATTTGTTAATAAGATGGACCGTTCAGGTGCAGATTTCTTACGCGTTGTAGACCAAATTAAAAATCGTCTTGGGGCAACTCCGGTTCCTATCCAATTAAACATTGGTGCAGAAGAAGAGTTCTCAGGAGTGATTGATCTTATCAAGATGAAATCCATCAACTGGAATGATGCCGACCAAGGCATGTCTTACTCTCACGAAGAGGTTCCAGCGGATATGCTCGAATTGGCTGAAGAGTGGCGCAACCATATGGTTGAAGCGGCGGCTGAAGCGAATGAAGAGTTGATGGAAAAATACTTGGAAGAAGGCGAGTTAACCGAAGCGGAGATCAAACAAGGTCTGCGTGAACGTACTCTCAATAATGAAATCGTTTTGGCTACTTGTGGTAGCGCATTCAAAAATAAAGGTGTGCAAGCCGTGCTTGACGCCGTCGTCGATTTCTTACCTTCTCCAGTAGAAGTACCTGCAATTAAAGGTATTGATGATCGCGAGAATGAAGTAGAGCGCCTTGCAGATGATAGCCAACCATTTGCCGCCTTAGCATTCAAAATTGCGACAGACCCATTTGTTGGGACGTTGGCGTTTATGCGGGTATATTCGGGAGTCGTGAAATCCGGCGATGCCGTTTATAACTCAGTAAAAGAAAAACGCGAGCGTATCGGTCGTATCGTACAGATGCATTCCAACAAGCGCGAAGAGCTGAAAGAGATCTATGCGGGTGATATTGCAGCGGCAATCGGTCTGAAAGATGTCACAACCGGTGACACCCTATGTGATCCAAACCATAAAGTGGTGTTGGAGCGCATGGAATTTCCCGAGCCTGTAATTCAAATTGCCGTAGAACCTCGTTCTCAAGCAGACCAAGAGAAAATGGGTATCGCGCTAGGTAAACTAGCGGCAGAAGACCCGTCTTTCCGCGTTGAAACAGATGAGGATACCGGTCAAACGCTGATCTCTGGTATGGGTGAACTTCACCTTGATATCATTGTTGATCGTTTGAAACGTGAATTCAGTGTTGATTGTAACGTCGGTAAACCTCAGGTTGCTTATCGTGAAACTATTCGCGGTACTACCGAAGTTGAAGGTAAGTTTGTTCGTCAATCTGGTGGTCGTGGTCAGTACGGTCACGTATGGCTTAAGCTTGAGCCGTCAGAACCTGATGAAGGATTTGTCTTTGTTGACGAGATCGTTGGTGGTGTCATTCCTAAGGAATACATTAGTTCGGTAGCGAAAGGTATCGAAGAACAAATGAATAACGGTGTGCTTGCTGGATATCCGATGCAGGATGTTAAAGCAACATTGTTTGATGGTTCTTACCACGATGTTGACTCAAACGAAATGGCGTTTAAAATCGCCGGATCGATGGCGTTTAAGAAAGGTGCGCTTGAAGCAAACCCTATTATTCTTGAACCGCTAATGAAAGTTGAAGTCACTACTCCGGAAGATTGGATGGGCGATGTGGTCGGTGATTTAAACCGTCGACGTGGTCTCATCGGTGGTATGGATGATGGTCATGCTGGACTAAAAATCATTCATGCTAAAGTTCCACTTGCGGAGATGTTTGGTTATTCAACATCCCTTCGTTCTGCAACACAAGGCCGTGCTTCATACTCTATGGAGTTTTCTGAGTACGCTGAAGTGTCCAAAAATGTGGCTGATGCCATCATTGCAGAGCGCGGTTAA
- a CDS encoding secondary thiamine-phosphate synthase enzyme YjbQ produces MWQQQRIQLRAYPRGFHLITRKIEKQVPDIASISVGLLHVFIQHTSASLTINENADPTVREDLERHFNQSAPERAPYYQHTYEGDDDMPAHIKASTLGSSVTIPIHQGRLALGTWQGIYLGEHRNHGGERTLMVTLQGEAL; encoded by the coding sequence ATGTGGCAACAACAACGTATTCAGTTGCGTGCTTATCCACGCGGCTTTCACTTGATAACGCGAAAGATAGAAAAGCAGGTCCCTGATATTGCTTCTATCTCTGTCGGTTTATTGCATGTGTTTATTCAACATACCTCCGCCAGTTTAACCATTAATGAAAATGCCGATCCGACCGTACGCGAGGATCTTGAGCGCCATTTTAACCAATCGGCGCCGGAACGGGCTCCCTATTATCAGCACACCTACGAAGGAGACGACGATATGCCAGCACATATTAAAGCGTCGACGTTAGGCAGTAGTGTGACCATCCCGATTCATCAAGGACGTCTCGCACTGGGGACCTGGCAAGGTATCTATTTAGGTGAGCACCGTAATCACGGCGGAGAAAGAACGTTAATGGTGACTTTGCAAGGGGAAGCGTTATAA
- the tusC gene encoding sulfurtransferase complex subunit TusC, which translates to MNKIAFVFHTTPHHTASGREGLDAILAAASYSEDIGVFFLGPGVLQLLKHQAPEKILSRNYISAFKLIELYEIEQCYVCADSLKEWGLSAEELVIDCQVVSRSELAAYMNQFDRVLNF; encoded by the coding sequence TTGAATAAAATTGCATTTGTTTTCCATACAACACCTCATCACACGGCCTCGGGACGAGAAGGGTTGGATGCCATTTTAGCGGCCGCCTCCTACAGTGAGGATATTGGGGTGTTTTTTCTCGGCCCTGGCGTGCTCCAACTATTGAAACATCAGGCCCCAGAAAAAATTTTGAGCCGTAATTATATTAGTGCCTTTAAGTTAATTGAGTTATACGAGATTGAGCAATGCTATGTGTGTGCTGATAGCCTCAAAGAGTGGGGCCTATCTGCAGAAGAGCTTGTGATCGATTGCCAAGTGGTAAGCCGATCAGAACTTGCCGCTTATATGAATCAGTTTGATCGCGTTCTGAATTTTTAG
- the tusB gene encoding sulfurtransferase complex subunit TusB gives MLHIVKTMAKLPLALAYMQPEDGVLLIEEAVYAARTGCTLLTHTEQPMLVFVLQEDLEARGCVQGIHSSYHVVDMEGFVDLTVKYVKSITW, from the coding sequence ATGTTACACATTGTTAAAACAATGGCAAAACTGCCGCTTGCGCTTGCGTACATGCAGCCCGAAGATGGTGTTTTACTGATCGAGGAAGCCGTTTATGCGGCTCGAACAGGTTGTACCTTGTTGACTCACACCGAGCAGCCTATGCTGGTGTTTGTATTGCAAGAAGATCTTGAGGCCAGAGGGTGCGTTCAAGGTATTCATTCTTCATACCACGTGGTGGATATGGAGGGATTTGTCGATTTGACGGTTAAGTATGTAAAATCAATTACTTGGTGA
- the rpsL gene encoding 30S ribosomal protein S12, whose amino-acid sequence MATINQLVRKPRAKQVVKSNVPALEACPQKRGVCTRVYTTTPKKPNSALRKVCRVRLTNGFEVTSYIGGEGHNLQEHSVVLIRGGRVKDLPGVRYHTVRGALDCAGVNDRKKGRSKYGVKRPKS is encoded by the coding sequence ATGGCAACTATTAACCAGTTGGTTCGCAAGCCACGTGCAAAGCAAGTTGTTAAAAGCAACGTGCCAGCACTAGAAGCGTGCCCGCAAAAACGTGGTGTATGTACTCGTGTATACACTACTACACCTAAGAAACCTAACTCAGCACTTCGTAAAGTATGTCGTGTTCGTTTAACTAACGGTTTCGAAGTTACTTCATACATCGGCGGTGAAGGTCACAACCTTCAAGAGCACTCAGTTGTTCTAATCCGTGGTGGTCGTGTTAAAGACCTTCCGGGTGTACGTTACCACACTGTTCGTGGTGCACTTGACTGTGCAGGCGTAAATGACCGTAAGAAAGGTCGTTCTAAATACGGTGTGAAACGTCCGAAATCTTAA
- the rplI gene encoding 50S ribosomal protein L9, whose amino-acid sequence MQVILLDKIGNLGGLGDSVNVKSGYARNFLIPQGKAVMATKANLEVFETRRAEYEAKVAEQLQAAQDRADKIEALEAVVITSKAGDEGKLFGSVGTRDIADAITAAGVNVAKSEVRLSEGALRTTGEFDINVQTHSEIFAVAKIQVVAA is encoded by the coding sequence ATGCAAGTTATTCTACTTGATAAAATCGGTAACCTAGGTGGCCTTGGCGATTCAGTTAACGTTAAATCTGGTTACGCACGTAACTTCCTTATCCCACAAGGTAAGGCAGTAATGGCAACTAAAGCTAACCTTGAAGTTTTCGAAACTCGTCGTGCTGAATACGAAGCTAAAGTTGCTGAGCAACTTCAAGCCGCTCAAGATCGTGCAGACAAAATCGAAGCTCTTGAAGCTGTTGTTATCACCTCTAAAGCAGGTGATGAAGGCAAACTATTTGGTTCTGTTGGTACTCGTGATATCGCTGACGCGATCACTGCAGCGGGTGTTAACGTAGCTAAAAGTGAAGTTCGTCTATCTGAAGGTGCGCTACGCACAACTGGTGAATTTGACATCAATGTTCAAACTCACTCTGAAATTTTCGCTGTTGCGAAAATTCAAGTTGTTGCTGCTTAA
- a CDS encoding replicative DNA helicase gives MAEPRNENRNRKPYDPQVDAIKVPPHSLEAEQSVIGGLLLDNERWDTVSERVVAHDFYSRPHRLIFEAVKSILEESKPLDLITLSEHLELREHLDDVGGFAYLADLAKNTPSAANINAYADIVAERAMVRNLIGVANEIADAGYDPQGRSSEDLLDLAESKVFAIAEAKTSENEGPQAVDNVLEKTLERIEQLYKTPQDGVTGVNTGFTDLNKKTAGLQGSDLVIVAARPSMGKTTFAMNLCENAAMEQDKPVLIFSLEMPSEQLMMRMLASLSRVDQTKIRTGQLDDEDWARISSTMGILMEKKNMFIDDSSGLTPTEVRSRARRIAREHGGLSMIMVDYLQLMRVPSMSDNRTLEIAEISRSLKALAKELNVPVVALSQLNRSLEQRADKRPVNSDLRESGSIEQDADLIMFIYRDEVYHPDSALKGTAEIILGKQRNGPIGSVRLTFQGQYSRFDNYAGPAFDDE, from the coding sequence ATGGCTGAACCCAGAAACGAAAATCGAAATCGTAAACCGTATGATCCACAAGTGGACGCGATCAAAGTCCCGCCTCATTCTTTAGAGGCTGAACAATCTGTTATTGGGGGACTCCTTCTAGATAATGAGCGCTGGGACACGGTCTCTGAGCGCGTCGTTGCGCATGACTTTTATAGTCGTCCCCATCGTTTAATTTTTGAAGCGGTGAAGTCCATTCTGGAAGAGAGCAAACCGCTTGACCTTATCACTTTATCTGAGCATTTAGAGCTGCGTGAGCACCTAGACGATGTCGGTGGGTTTGCGTATCTAGCCGATCTCGCGAAAAACACGCCGAGTGCGGCCAATATCAATGCTTATGCTGATATTGTGGCCGAAAGGGCCATGGTGCGAAATCTTATCGGTGTCGCGAATGAGATTGCTGACGCAGGGTATGATCCGCAAGGACGTTCTTCCGAAGATCTGTTGGATTTAGCGGAGAGTAAAGTCTTTGCGATTGCTGAGGCGAAAACCAGTGAAAATGAGGGCCCACAAGCGGTTGATAACGTTTTAGAGAAAACCCTAGAGCGTATTGAGCAGTTGTATAAAACGCCTCAGGATGGCGTGACAGGCGTGAATACTGGGTTTACTGATCTCAATAAAAAAACCGCCGGATTACAAGGTTCGGATTTGGTGATTGTCGCGGCACGTCCATCCATGGGTAAAACCACCTTTGCGATGAACCTGTGTGAAAATGCGGCGATGGAGCAAGACAAACCGGTCTTAATTTTCTCGTTGGAAATGCCATCTGAGCAGTTAATGATGCGTATGTTGGCCTCGTTATCACGGGTGGATCAAACCAAAATTCGTACGGGGCAGTTGGATGATGAAGACTGGGCGCGTATTTCTTCGACCATGGGGATTTTGATGGAGAAGAAAAACATGTTCATTGATGACAGCTCCGGCTTAACCCCAACGGAAGTGCGTTCGCGCGCGCGCCGTATTGCGCGTGAACATGGTGGACTTTCCATGATAATGGTCGACTATCTACAGCTGATGCGCGTGCCATCGATGTCGGATAACCGGACGTTAGAGATTGCAGAAATTTCACGTTCCTTAAAAGCCTTGGCGAAAGAGTTGAATGTGCCTGTTGTCGCGTTATCGCAGTTGAACCGTTCGTTGGAGCAACGTGCCGATAAACGTCCAGTCAACTCGGACTTACGTGAATCGGGCTCTATTGAGCAAGATGCCGATTTGATCATGTTTATCTATCGTGATGAAGTCTATCACCCTGATAGTGCGTTGAAAGGAACGGCCGAGATTATCTTAGGTAAGCAGCGGAATGGCCCGATTGGTTCCGTGCGTTTGACTTTCCAAGGTCAATATTCGCGATTTGATAATTATGCCGGTCCCGCCTTCGATGATGAATAG
- the tusD gene encoding sulfurtransferase complex subunit TusD: MSSGSVLSYALVVNGGAYGSQASRSALLFAKAVIKKGHTLSRVFFYQDGVLNGSALTVPASDEVNVVEAWQALAKEHDIALETCVAAALRRGIISTEEARLHQLSGDNLASGFVQSGLGALAEAMLTQDRVVQF; this comes from the coding sequence GTGAGTAGTGGTTCGGTGTTGAGTTACGCGTTAGTCGTCAATGGTGGCGCTTACGGATCGCAAGCGTCGCGAAGTGCATTGTTATTCGCTAAAGCGGTGATTAAAAAAGGGCATACCCTATCGCGTGTCTTTTTTTATCAAGACGGCGTGCTCAATGGCTCAGCATTGACTGTCCCTGCCAGCGACGAAGTGAATGTTGTAGAAGCATGGCAAGCGTTGGCTAAAGAGCATGATATTGCATTAGAAACCTGTGTCGCTGCCGCTTTACGTCGTGGCATCATCTCAACAGAAGAAGCCCGTTTGCACCAACTAAGTGGTGATAACTTAGCATCAGGATTTGTACAGTCCGGGTTAGGGGCGCTAGCAGAAGCCATGTTGACACAAGATAGGGTTGTTCAGTTTTGA
- the rpsR gene encoding 30S ribosomal protein S18, whose translation MARFFRRRKFCRFTAEGVQEIDYKDVATLKNYITEAGKIVPSRITGTSAKYQRQLARAIKRSRYLALLPYTDKHQ comes from the coding sequence ATGGCTCGTTTCTTCCGTCGTCGCAAATTCTGCCGTTTTACAGCAGAAGGCGTACAAGAGATTGATTACAAAGATGTAGCAACTCTTAAGAACTACATCACTGAAGCTGGTAAAATCGTACCTAGCCGTATCACTGGTACAAGTGCTAAGTATCAGCGTCAGCTAGCGCGTGCAATCAAACGCTCTCGTTACCTAGCTCTATTGCCATACACTGACAAGCATCAGTAA
- a CDS encoding DUF481 domain-containing protein, whose translation MSRIWLLSTSLLLAGMAHADEAPKVDEDQMDIKIPSPWSGQVELGYQAHSGNTETEALNGLVQASYTKGRHRTTGEWKVYKLVRENKKDKRQSAYSLQSDYKTGPKSYLYSSFQGNRSNYTAYYKDYTLSSGLGYQLTHTDTVTLEFELGPGYRYQKPNEDEIGSKDIVFTDTIREPILRAKIHNEWAIRKNLNFYADATVVSGESNTTLNSDVGITNNITDNIALKISHSLQYYDRVPEGLKKHDGVFTVSVLVSF comes from the coding sequence GTGTCCCGAATTTGGCTTTTAAGTACCAGTCTATTATTAGCAGGGATGGCTCATGCGGATGAAGCCCCTAAAGTCGATGAAGACCAAATGGATATCAAGATCCCCTCACCTTGGAGTGGACAAGTCGAGTTGGGATACCAAGCTCATTCAGGCAATACCGAAACCGAAGCGCTTAATGGTTTAGTACAAGCCAGCTATACAAAAGGCCGTCACCGGACCACGGGAGAATGGAAGGTTTATAAGCTGGTGCGAGAAAATAAAAAAGATAAGAGACAATCGGCATACTCATTGCAAAGTGACTATAAAACCGGACCGAAAAGTTACCTATATAGCAGCTTTCAAGGCAACCGCTCAAACTACACCGCTTACTACAAAGATTACACGTTATCTTCTGGTTTAGGTTATCAGCTTACCCATACCGATACCGTCACCTTAGAATTTGAGCTTGGCCCTGGCTATCGTTATCAAAAACCGAATGAAGATGAAATCGGCTCGAAGGACATCGTGTTTACGGACACCATTCGCGAGCCGATCTTACGAGCGAAAATTCACAACGAATGGGCTATACGCAAAAATCTCAACTTCTATGCCGATGCGACGGTCGTATCAGGGGAAAGCAATACCACCCTCAATAGTGATGTGGGGATTACCAATAACATTACCGATAATATCGCACTGAAAATCAGCCACAGTTTACAGTATTACGACCGAGTGCCAGAAGGGTTGAAGAAACACGATGGCGTGTTTACTGTCAGTGTGCTCGTCTCATTCTAA
- the priB gene encoding primosomal replication protein N encodes MTNRMEISGVVAKPPIRSQSPAGVAHVRFWLEHRSTVVEADLPRQVYCRMPVVVSGQRSTLLTQNLVQGSNIMVGGFVTYQTGRNGVGKLVLHADNITQI; translated from the coding sequence ATGACCAATCGAATGGAGATTAGTGGCGTTGTCGCGAAACCTCCTATTCGTAGCCAAAGCCCCGCAGGGGTTGCTCATGTCCGTTTTTGGCTTGAGCATCGTTCTACGGTGGTCGAAGCTGATTTACCAAGACAAGTATACTGTCGTATGCCTGTGGTGGTCAGCGGGCAAAGGTCAACGTTACTCACTCAGAATTTAGTTCAAGGCAGTAATATCATGGTAGGTGGTTTCGTGACCTACCAAACCGGCCGAAATGGTGTCGGAAAATTGGTATTGCATGCTGATAACATTACTCAAATTTAG
- the rpsG gene encoding 30S ribosomal protein S7 produces MPRRRVIGQRKILPDPKFKSELLAKFVNILMVDGKKSTAERIVYTALESMAAKSGKDHLAVFEEALENVRPSVEVKSRRVGGSTYQVPVEVRPVRRNALAMRWLVEAARKRGEKSMAERLSAEMLDASENKGTAVKKREDVHRMADANKAFAHYRW; encoded by the coding sequence ATGCCACGTCGTCGCGTTATTGGTCAGCGTAAGATCCTTCCAGATCCTAAGTTCAAATCTGAACTGCTGGCAAAATTCGTTAACATCCTTATGGTTGACGGTAAAAAATCTACTGCAGAGCGTATTGTATACACTGCACTAGAATCTATGGCTGCTAAATCTGGTAAAGATCACCTAGCAGTTTTTGAAGAAGCTCTTGAAAATGTCCGCCCATCGGTAGAGGTTAAATCTCGCCGTGTAGGTGGTTCAACTTACCAAGTACCTGTAGAAGTTCGTCCGGTTCGCCGTAACGCACTTGCTATGCGTTGGTTGGTTGAAGCTGCGCGTAAGCGTGGTGAAAAATCTATGGCTGAACGTCTATCTGCAGAAATGCTAGACGCGTCAGAAAACAAAGGTACTGCTGTTAAGAAACGTGAAGACGTTCACCGTATGGCAGACGCGAACAAAGCGTTCGCACATTACCGTTGGTAA
- the tuf gene encoding elongation factor Tu, producing MSKEKFERTKPHVNVGTIGHVDHGKTTLTAAICTVLAKTYGGAARDFASIDNAPEERDRGITIATSHVEYDTPSRHYAHVDCPGHADYVKNMITGAAQMDGGILVVAATDGPMPQTREHILLGRQVGIPYIIVFMNKCDMVDDEELLELVEMEVRELLSEYDFPGDDLPVIQGSALGALNGEAQWEEKIVELAQALDDYIPEPERAVDQPFLMPIEDVFSIQGRGTVVTGRVERGILKVGDEVQIVGMKDTTSTTCTGVEMFRKLLDEGRAGENVGALLRGTKRDEVERGQVLAAPGSITPHTKFESEVYVLSKDEGGRHTPFFKGYRPQFYFRTTDVTGDIQLPAGVEMVMPGDNVKMTVELIAPIAMDEGLRFAIREGGRTVGAGVVAKIEA from the coding sequence GTGTCTAAAGAAAAATTTGAACGTACGAAACCGCACGTAAACGTTGGTACTATCGGCCACGTTGACCACGGTAAAACAACTCTAACAGCTGCTATCTGTACTGTACTTGCTAAAACTTACGGCGGTGCAGCACGTGACTTCGCGTCAATCGATAACGCTCCTGAAGAACGTGATCGTGGTATCACAATCGCGACTTCACACGTAGAGTACGATACTCCAAGCCGTCACTACGCACACGTTGACTGTCCAGGACACGCGGATTATGTGAAAAACATGATCACAGGTGCTGCACAGATGGACGGTGGTATTCTTGTAGTAGCAGCGACAGATGGCCCAATGCCACAAACTCGTGAGCACATCCTACTAGGCCGTCAGGTTGGTATTCCTTACATCATCGTATTCATGAACAAATGTGACATGGTTGATGATGAAGAGCTACTAGAACTTGTAGAGATGGAAGTACGTGAACTTCTATCAGAATACGATTTCCCAGGCGATGACCTACCAGTAATTCAAGGTTCAGCACTAGGTGCATTGAACGGCGAAGCACAGTGGGAAGAGAAAATTGTTGAACTAGCGCAAGCGCTAGACGACTACATTCCAGAGCCAGAGCGTGCAGTAGACCAACCATTCCTAATGCCGATTGAAGACGTATTCTCAATCCAAGGTCGTGGTACAGTAGTAACAGGTCGTGTTGAACGTGGTATCTTGAAAGTTGGCGATGAAGTACAAATCGTTGGTATGAAAGACACAACATCAACAACATGTACAGGTGTAGAGATGTTCCGTAAACTGCTTGACGAAGGTCGTGCAGGTGAGAACGTTGGTGCACTACTACGTGGTACAAAACGTGACGAAGTAGAGCGTGGTCAAGTACTAGCAGCGCCTGGTTCAATCACACCGCATACTAAGTTCGAATCAGAAGTATACGTATTGTCAAAAGATGAAGGTGGTCGTCACACGCCATTCTTCAAAGGTTACCGTCCACAGTTCTACTTCCGTACAACTGACGTAACTGGTGACATCCAGCTACCAGCAGGCGTAGAAATGGTAATGCCAGGCGATAACGTGAAAATGACTGTAGAGCTAATCGCACCAATCGCAATGGACGAAGGTCTACGTTTCGCGATTCGTGAAGGTGGCCGTACAGTAGGTGCTGGTGTTGTTGCTAAAATCGAAGCTTAA